From the Lolium rigidum isolate FL_2022 chromosome 2, APGP_CSIRO_Lrig_0.1, whole genome shotgun sequence genome, one window contains:
- the LOC124688929 gene encoding wall-associated receptor kinase 1-like has translation MAINTVLLLIVLHSLVAIASAQQQPALARPGCRDRCGNITVPYPFGIGAGCYRDDGLQGFQLECDDSGPSPPRLTIFGYNHRLAALSLASGETRAYLNATRECFNSSGGFVERNNNTSYISIPSGVSFFEPHQRNFPQDDPTFGTNATTCHYVFLVETEWFRYSDRVFLNRTDDFDVPVVLDWAVRNVATCSAARRNATDFACRSADSECVDSTNGAGYRCNCSKGYEGNPYLDGGCTDIDECQLKDEHPCYGLCMNMPGRHVCICPPGTNGDATTKNGCRPKDKFTVALKALTGSGVGLILLGSMLCCLSLWLQKSKLIRTKQRFFEHNGGVILQQQMRSYSRAAGDATGGFKIFSAEELKKATNNFAADQILGRGGHGIVYRGVLADSSVVAIKKSKMMEEAETKEFAREMLILSQINHRNVVKLLGCCLEVEVPMLVYEYVSNGTLYQYIHGGKGLNADTALDTRLRIAAESAEALSYMHSSASPPILHGDVKTANILLDGSLTAKVTDFGASKLAPSDEAEIATLVQGTCGYLDPEYLMTCQLTDKSDVYSFGVVLLELLTRKKVLSFEGPEQDRSLVSRFVMAVKAGRHDELMDDKVRKDMGPEALEEVTHLVVRCVSMNGEERPGMKEVAERLEALRRYQRHPRGQTGGGDLGEEEDQERSLLGGKQHRDVDYKFRPHDVLDLEEGSTYTFSL, from the exons ATGGCAATCAACACCGTCCTGCTTCTGATCGTGCTGCATTCGCTGGTGGCAATCGCGTCGGCTCAGCAGCAACCGGCATTGGCGCGGCCGGGGTGCCGCGACCGGTGCGGCAACATCACCGTCCCCTACCCCTTCGGCATCGGTGCCGGCTGCTACCGCGACGACGGCCTGCAGGGCTTCCAGCTCGAGTGCGACGACTCCGGCCCTTCCCCTCCTCGCCTCACCATCTTCGGCTACAACCACCGCCTCGCCGCGCTATCCCTGGCGTCCGGCGAGACCCGGGCCTACCTGAACGCGACGCGCGAGTGCTTCAACTCCTCGGGCGGCTTCGTGGAGCGGAACAACAACACCTCCTACAT CTCGATCCCCTCTGGGGTCAGCTTCTTCGAGCCGCACCAGCGCAACTTCCCGCAGGACGACCCCACATTCGGCACCAACGCCACGACCTGCCACTACGTGTTCCTCGTCGAGACGGAGTGGTTCAGATACAGCGACCGCGTCTTTCTCAACCGCACCGACGATTTCGACGTGCCCGTCGTGCTCGACTGGGCCGTCAGAAACGTCGCCACCTGCAGCGCTGCGAGGCGAAACGCGACGGACTTCGCGTGCCGGAGCGCGGACAGCGAGTGCGTCGACTCCACCAACGGCGCTGGGTACCGGTGCAACTGCTCCAAAGGCTACGAAGGCAACCCCTACCTCGACGGTGGATGCACAG ACATCGACGAATGCCAACTCAAGGACGAACACCCGTGCTACGGACTCTGCATGAACATGCCGGGGAGACATGTATGCATATGCCCTCCGGGCACTAACGGAGACGCTACCACCAAGAATGGCTGCCGGCCGAAGGACAAGTTCACCGTAGCTCTGAAAGCCCTTACAG GAAGCGGCGTGGGACTAATCTTGTTAGGATCCATGCTCTGCTGTCTCAGCCTGTGGCTGCAGAAGAGCAAGCTCATCAGAACAAAGCAGAGGTTCTTCGAGCACAACGGAGGCGTCATCCTGCAGCAGCAGATGCGGTCCTACAGTAGAGCTGCCGGAGATGCCACCGGCGGGTTCAAGATATTCTCCGCCgaagagctcaagaaggccacCAACAACTTCGCCGCCGACCAGATCCTTGGCCGCGGCGGCCACGGCATCGTCTACAGAGGTGTCCTCGCGGACAGTTCGGTGGTGGCCATCAAGAAGTCCAAGATGATGGAGGAGGCCGAGACCAAGGAGTTCGCCAGGGAGATGCTCATCCTCTCCCAGATCAACCACCGGAACGTCGTCAAGCTGCTCGGCTGCTGCCTGGAGGTGGAGGTGCCAATGTTGGTGTACGAGTACGTCTCAAACGGCACCCTCTACCAGTACATCCATGGAGGCAAGGGCCTTAACGCTGACACGGCCTTGGATACCCGTCTTCGCATCGCGGCAGAGTCCGCAGAGGCTCTGTCCTACATGCACTCATCTGCCTCGCCACCGATCCTCCACGGTGACGTCAAGACGGCTAACATCCTACTCGATGGCAGCCTCACCGCAAAAGTAACGGACTTTGGGGCGTCGAAGCTGGCTCCAagcgatgaggccgagatcgccactCTGGTGCAGGGCACCTGCGGGTACCTAGACCCTGAATACCTCATGACTTGTCAGCTGACCGACAAGAGCGACGTGTACAGCTTTGGAGTCGTGCTGTTGGAGCTGTTGACCAGGAAGAAGGTTCTCTCCTTCGAGGGTCCGGAGCAGGATAGGAGCCTTGTGTCACGCTTTGTGATGGCCGTGAAGGCTGGCCGGCATGACGAGCTTATGGACGACAAGGTGAGGAAGGATATGGGACCTGAGGCATTGGAAGAGGTCACACACCTTGTGGTGAGGTGTGTCAGCATGAACGGCGAGGAGCGGCCGGGGATGAAGGAGGTCGCGGAGAGGCTGGAGGCGCTGAGGAGATACCAGCGGCACCCACGGGGTCAGACTGGAGGTGGTGATTTGGGGGAGGAGGAAGATCAGGAGAGGAGCTTGCTTGGCGGGAAGCAACACCGTGATGTCGACTACAAGTTCAGGCCGCATGATGTGCTTGATCTGGAGGAGGGCAGTACATACACGTTTAGTTTGTAG